One Formosa sp. Hel3_A1_48 genomic window, AAATCGTCATTATATGTATTTAGGGTTACAAAAAAAGTCTCCGCATTTACATTCCAGATATCATCCCGCTGACTAAACTGTTTGGGCATCTTGTCGGGATTTGGATGATTAAGAATTGCACCTATATAAATAGCATTGTGGTCGTATCCAACATATGCTGTTGTATTAAATTCTACAGGTATTTTGTTGCCATGACGCGTTTCTGGCCAAATCAAAGTGAAATCAGTAGCAGGGTTTAAATTGTTCCAAATTTCTTCAGAAAGTATCCCATCAATTACGGGAGGATTTTTTATAGGAGATGCTTCTAAATTCTTGCGTACTTGAGCTTGAATAATAACATGAAAAATTAAAAAAACCGAAAGAAATAAATACCTCACTAATATCTTATGATTAGGTGTCAAAATTAAACAAACAACAGTAGAATACTTAATCATTTATTAACCAAATATAATACTGATTTATCTATGTTTTATGTTACACTTATGTTATGGTAAATATTTAAACCTTTTTGACTAATTTTCAGGAAATATGAGCTTTGTGTTGTGAAATTAGTTTTAAATAAAAAACTATTCCGTTTTTAAGTCCATCACCGTTCTAAAACCCAAATGTTCTAAAGACGTATTTGGATCGGTGGCCATTCTTGAAGATACTCTGTAACTGGCACAATAGGAGGCATTGCATAAAAAAGAACCACCTCTAATCACACGCTCATCTATATACGGATTATTAGGATTAAAGGCCTCATTAGGTCCTTTCGGATTATTAGTTATTGAATTTTCTTTACAGTATTGATAGTACTGACTGCTATACCAATCACTAGTCCATTCCCATACGTTGCCAGAAATTTCATAAAGCCCATAACCGTTTGGAGGATAGGTTTTGATCGGTGCACTTTTTTCAAAGCCATCGGCTTGGGTATTATCCACAGGGAACTCCCCTTCCCAGCTGTTGACATAGGATGATAATTTATCCGTTAAATCGCCCCAAAAATAAATCTTATCGCGCTTACCACCACGAGCTGCAAATTCCCACTCTGCTTCAGTGGGTAATCGCCTACCAACCCAATTACAATAAGCCATGGCGTCTTCATAGGATACATGAACAACAGGGTGATTATCTTTTTCATCTATACTGCTTCCCTTCCCTTCTGGTTGTTTCCAATTGGCCCCATTAGTCCATCGCCACCATTGCGAAAAGTCATAGAGATTAGGTACCGATTCTTTTGTTTTTTTAAACAAAAGAGATCCTGGTAATAAAAGTGAATCCTGAGGCTTTGGGGTGCCTGGAGGCAATTGTTGTTTGATTAAATCCCAATCCACTGGTCGCTCTGCGGTTGTTATATAATTTGTTGCTTCAATGAATTTAGAAAACTGTGCATTGGTGACTTCGGTCTCGTCCATATAAAACCCATCCACCTTTACTGTGTGTTTGGGCTTTTCGTGGGGTAGTGCCATACGATCGCCATCAGAAGCCCCCATGTCATAAATACCGCCAGAAATCCAAACCATACCGGGGATTTGTTGTCTATTAGTTGAAATGGTTTCGAATTGATTTGATTGTTTACAACCAACTAATGAGGTGATAAATAAACCGATTAAAAATAATCTTTTGTGCATAATGTTATTTTGCAGTTGTAGTAGCCCTATATTTTTGTTCCCATCGCCACGCTGAGTCAATCATTTCGTCAAGTCCAAGCTCTGCTTTCCAACCTAATTTGTGATGCGCTAAATCTGTTGCAGCAAATAATTGGGGGACATCACCTGGTCGTCGACCAACAATTTCATAATTTAATTTTATCCCCGATACGCGTTCAAAAGATTCGATAACCTCCATGACAGAAAATCCATTTCCAGTACCCAAATTAAAGGTCTCTAAAGCCTGTTCTTGTTTATTTTCTATTAGTCTAAACAAAGCTTTGACATGTGCTTTGGCCAAATCCACTACATGAATATAATCTCGAATTGGTGTACCGTCTGTTGTATCGTAATCATTACCAAACACCATTAATTTTTCGCGAATGCCTGCTGCAGTTTGTGTAATGTAAGGCATCAGGTTATTTGGGATTCCATTAGGTAGCTCTCCTATTTCTCCAGATTCATGAGCACCAATTGGGTTAAAATAACGTAAAGAAATAGCAGAGAAATCAGTATAAGCTTTGGAAAAATCCTCTAAAATTTCCTCAGCCATTTTTTTTGTATTCCCATAAGGAGAAAAAGGGCGTTGGGTCTGATTATTTTCTGTAATAGGTAAGGACTTTGGATTACCATACACAGTTGCTGATGAAGAAAAAATAAAGTTCTGAATTCCATTTTCATGTTGTGCCTTAAGTGTATTCAGCAAAGAATATAAATTATTTTGATAATAATCTAACGGTTTTTGAACGGACTCACCAACGGCTTTGTGCGCTGCAAAGTGAATCACTCCAAAAGCATTTTTATGTTTTAAAATCACCTGACTGGTATGATTTACATCTTTAAGATCTACTTGCTCAAAAACGGGACGTACGCCTGTAATCGATTCAATACGACCTATAGTGTCTTGCGATGAGTTGGATAAATCATCAAAAATAACCACTTGAAAATTATTCTTTATGAGTTCTATTACAGTGTGAGATCCAATGTAGCCGCAACCCCCTGTAACTATAATTTTTTTATTCATGTTCTGTTCTAATTTTAAAAATACAAATGTACAAAAAACATACTAGTTCGTACTAGTTGTTTTTTAATTTCTTTATTATATATTTGTAACATGTCTTTTGCAAAAAAACAAATGAATTCAAAGGTACCGAAATATAAGCAAATTATTAGTTTTGTAGAGAATGCTATAATCATTGGTGAACTTAAAATTGGAGACCAGTTACCTTCTTTAAATGATCTTAGAAACAAATTCAAACTCTCCAGAGACACTGTAATTACTGCTTTCAACGAGTTGAAAGCTCGCGGGGTGATTTATTCTGTTGTTGGCAAGGGGTATTATGTAAAAACAACAGATATTAAAGTACAAGTTAAAATTCTTCTTTTATTTGATGAATTGAATTCTTTTAAAGAAGATCTTTATAATTCATTTTTAGAAGAACTCGAGGACGATTATCAAGTCGATATTTTTTTTCATCATTTCAATTTTGATTTGTTTAAAAAAATAATTGATGAAAGTGCAGGAAATTATGGGTACTATGTCATTATGCCTGCTAATTTTTCTGGGATTGCTCAGATTCTTGAACCTTTGCCCAAGAATAAAACCTATATTTTAGATCAAACTCAGGAAACACTCAGTCATTTCCCTTCAATTTATCAAAATTTTGAGAACTATATCTATGAAGGTTTAACCGTGTTATATAAAAATATTAGACGCTATAAAAAACTAATATTAATATACGATGCGAACAAACAACCTCGAGGGATAAAAAGTGGATTTGAATTGTTTTGTTCAAGAAATAAAATTAAGCACGGAATACTAGGAGGGGTTGATGATAAAGTGATCCAAAAAGGCGAGGTCTATTTTACCTTGGATGATAGAGATTTAATTATAACCATACAAAAATTAAAACAAACGTCTTATCAACTTGGGCAAGATATTGGAATAATTTCATTTAATGACACACTCCTCAAAGAAATCTTAGAGGGCGGTATTACCACAATATCAGCAGATTTTAAATTCATGGGAAGTCATTTGGCAAAAATGCTTAAAAACAATGCTTTAAGTCAAATTGAAAATCCAAAAAAAGTTTTCCTCAGAAAATCGCTATAAATCATGTTTAAGATTCACAAAACTTCTTCTGGAAAAGGGCAAACCCTTCAAATAACAAGCGGTTGTAAAACAACCAAAGCTAACATTAGTTTGAGCAACGGTGGGAGTTTAGAACAATTGGTAATTGGTAATGAAGAGATTATCACAAACCTTTCACATCTACCCTACAATCATACTTATGCGTCCTCGATTTTATTTCCTTTTGCAAATCGAATTAAGGACGGTAAATACCGCTTTATGGGTGAAAATTACAACTTAGAGTGTAATGAAACAGCAGGGAATAATGCTTTACACGGCTTGGTTTACAATAAAAAATTTAATGTTGTAGAGCAAAATTGTAACTCAAAAAGTGCATTGGTAAGATTGTCATATAATGAAATAGAACCTCATTCTGGTTTTACATTTTTATTCACAATTAATCTGATTTATAAAATTTCCCTAAACGCCATGACATTAGAAATCGAAATTACAAATACTGACAGAATCCCCTTTCCTTTCACAATTGGCTGGCATCCTTATTTTGTAATGAATGACACTCAAAGTAGTTTAGAATTTAATAGTACGCAAAAGTTAGAGTCTGATGAACGTAACATTACAACAGGGATTACTGTTTTAAAAACTCCAAACCCTCTATATCTTAACAATATGAGTTTAGACGATGCTTTTGTTTTGGAAGATAACAATGTGGCTTTTGACACGCAGAGATACCGTGCCAATCTAACCATTTCTGATGAATCAAAATACTTACAACTTTATACACCAAAACACGAAAACGCCATTGCAATTGAACCTATGACTGGAGTATCAGATAGTTTTAACAACGGTATTGGCCTGAAAAAATTAAATCCAAAAGAAAAATTTAATATTAAATGGACATTGGACATTTCAATAAAATCAAAAACAATATGAGTAAAGAGTTGATACATAACGTGAAAGAGAGTTTTAAAACGCAATTTCATGGAGATCCTTTAATGGTTTTCTCTCCGGGTAGAATTAACTTAATTGGGGAACACACAGATTATAATGATGGCTTTGTTTTCCCTGCAGCTATTGATTTAGGTATTGTTTTAGCCATAAATAAATCATCATCAAAAACAAGTCGTATTTATGCACTAAATAAAAAAGAAAGTCATGAAATTGACTTGAATCAGATTTCACCACAAAAAAATGGTGGATGGCGAAACTATGTGAATGGAGTAATTGGCGAATTACAAAAACTAGGAATTACTATCGGTAATTTCAATAGTGTTTTTGCTGGTAATATTCCAGGAGGTGCAGGAATGTCTTCCTCTGCAGCCCTTGAAAATAGTTTTGTTTATGGGCTGAATAAACTTTATAATTTGGGTTTAAAAAAGAAAGAAATGATTTTAATTTCTCAAAAAGCTGAACACAACTTTGTGGGTGTTCATTGCGGAATCATGGATCAATACGCTAGTATGTTGGGAAAGAAAAAAAGTGCTTTGTTTTTGGACTGTAGAACCACCAAGTCTGTCCCTTACAAGTTGAAACTTAAATCATTGAAATTAGTTTTAGTTAATACTAATGTAAAACACGACCTTTCGGAGAGTGCCTATAATAATAGAAGAGCTGTTTGTGAAAAAATAGCAAACTTGCTAAACGTAAAATCACTCAGAGATACTACAGAAAAGAGCCTCAATCTAATCAAAGATCAAATTTCAAAATCGGATTACAGCAAGGCCCTTTATGTCATTCGTGAAAATAAACGGGTAAAAGAATTTGCCAAGGCTATTAAAAAACAGAATGTTAAATTAATGGGGGATCTAATGTACAAAACCCACGAGGGCCTTTCAAAAAACTATGAAGTCAGCTGTGAAGAATTGGACTTTTTAGTTGAAACAACAAAATCAATGGATTTTGTTTATGGTTCAAGAATGATGGGGGGTGGTTTTGGTGGTTGCACTATTAACTTAGTAGAACAACAAAATATTGATGATTTTAAAACTACTACAAAACATAAATTTTTGGAAACATTTGGAAAACCCTGTACAATATATGACGTCAATATTTCAAAAGGAACCCATTTAATTAAGATATAAATATGAATCATTTTCTTAAACACAATTCACACCGCAGGTATAATATTTTAACTGGAGAATGGATTCTAGTCTCCCCGCACCGATCAAAACGTCCATGGCAAGGTCAAAATGAGACTGTTGCAAAGAGAAAAACCAAAAAATACGACTCTGAGTGTTATTTATGCCCGGGAAACACCAGAATAAATGGCGAGCAAAATCCAGACTATAATGATGTATTTATTTTTCAAAATGACTTTGCAGCACTAAAAGAAAATTACATTCCTTACAGTGTTAATGAAGGTTTATTAAAAGCCGAGAGTGAAAGTGGTATTTGCAGAGTGATTTGTTTTAGCCCAGATCACTCTAAAAGTCTTGCTGATATGAAAGTCTTGGCCATAGCAAAGGTTATTGAAGCGTGGTGTCAACAGTATGAAGAATTAGGGCAAATGGAGAATATCAATTATGTACAAATTTTTGAAAACAAAGGAGCGGTCATGGGGTGCAGTAATCCACATCCTCATGGACAGATATGGAGTCAGTCTACACTACCCAATGAAATAATAAAAAAAGACGAGCATCAGCAGAAATATTTCAATACCAATCAGCGAAGCATTTTAAAAGATTATTTAACCCAAGAATTGGATTTGAATGAAAGAGTCATTTATAAAAATGATTCTTTTGTTGTACTGACGCCTTTTTGGGCCATGTGGCCATTCGAAACAATGATTTTACCTAAAAAACATTGTCAAAATATAACCCAACTAAGCAAGGACGAGAAAGTAGATTTTGCTGAAGCAATATCAATAATAACCAAAGCGTATGACAAGCTATTTGATTGTTCGTTTCCCTATTCAAGTGGTATTCACCAAGCACCAACTAACAATAAAAATAACAACCACTGGCATTGGCACATGAGTTTTTATCCCCCTCTGCTTAGAAGTGCAACCGTAAAAAAATTCATGGTTGGTTATGAAATGTTTGGGATGCCACAAAGAGATATCACAGCAGAACAAGCAGCAAGAAGACTTCGAAGTTTGATTTAATTTTAATATTTCTAGCTCCAAAATGCAGCGTACAGCGCTGTCAAAATAAGCATCAATGCAAAAGACCCAATATTGAACAAAGGAGATGTTTTGAAAATATTTTCAGTTAAAATAATCCCTTTGCTATCAAACTTATTTTTGTGTTCTAACTTACTGACGACAATAATAATTAGCATCGTAATTAATACCGTGTAACCCATTTGATCCATGAAAGGCACATCAACAAAAAGAGTACTATTTGACCATCCTTTTGGAGCCACTTTAAAATACATAGCCACCGGAATTGAAGCTAATGCACCTACAATAGCACCACGATTACTGGTTTGTTTCCAAAAAAGCCCTAATAAAAATACGGCTAATATTCCAGGACTCACCACACCGGTATACTCTTGAATAAACTGGAATGCTTGTCCAAGGTTTTGCAAAAGAGGAGCAATAAAAACTGCTATCAAAAGTGCAACTGCTGCGGAAATACGCCCCACAGATACAATGGTTTTATCAGAAGTGTCTCTGCCTAAATATTGTTTATAAATATCCATTGTGAAAATAGTTGATGTTGAATTTAGCATTGAGGCCAATGAAGAGACAATTGCTGCTGTAAGTGCCGCAAAAGCCAAGCCCTTAAGTCCAACTGGAAGTAATTGTAATAGCCATGGATATGCTTTGTCAGTGGCATCAGCAGATGGCGTATTTTGTAAAGCTAAGTCTCCCAAAGATGCCATAATGTTTGGATCATTTATAATGACATAGGCAGCAATCCCAGGAATAACTACAATGAGCGGAATAATTAATTTTAAAAAAGCGGCAAACAATATCCCTTTTTGAGCTTCTTTAAGAGATTTAGCTGCCAATGTTCGCTGAATGATGTATTGGTTGAAACCCCAATAATATAAATTTGCAACCCACATGCCGCCAACAAGCACACCAATTCCTGGCAGGTTAACATATTCTGGATTTTCTGGTTTTAGTATCATAGCAAAACGTTCAGGAACAGCATGATATACCGATTTCAATCCTGAAATAAAGCCTTCACCTCCTGAGACTGTATTTAAGGCAAGATAAGTGGTTATTGTTCCGCCTAAAATTAAAAAAACAACCTGAATCACGTCAGTCCATGCCACAGCAGAAAGCCCACCATACAAGGAATAAGCAGCAGCAAAAAGTGCAAGGCCAATTACCCCATAAATCAAGGGTATCCCTAAAATTGTCTCCAAAGCTAAAGCTCCTAGGTAAAGTACGGTAGTTAAATTAACAAAAACATAAAGTCCAATCCAAAATACAGCAAGTATAGTTTTAAGATTTGTCGAATAGCGTTTTTCTACAAATTCGGGAATGGTATATATTCCTTTTTTAATAAAAATTGGAAGAAAATATTTTCCTACAATGATAAGAGTTAAAGCCGCCATCCATTCATAGGAAGCAATGGCTAATCCAGAGGCAAATCCTGATCCTGACATTCCAATAAATTGTTCCGCAGAAATATTAGCAGCTATGAGCGAAGCTCCAATTGCCCACCATGGAAGTGATTTACTGGCAAGGAAATAATCTTCAGCAGTTTTTTGATGTCCTTTTTTGTCTCTGGACATCCAAAGTCCTACTCCTAAAATTAGTATGGCATAGCCCACAAATATGGCATAGTCTAAAAATTGAAAGTTACTGGTCATAAAATGAGTTTTTAAATATGTTTATTAATTGCGTTGGTTAGGAATTAGCCAATATGAGTACTGATAATTATCATATGGTAGTCTGTATTGTTCTAATGGTAAGGCACCCCAACTATTTACACAACCAACACCAGAAGTAAAACCATCTATATTTAGAAAGATATCCTTTTGAGGCTCTAATAATCGGACGTGTTTTTGAGTTAATCTTTTTGAGCTGCCCGAATCTAAATCCTCTTTTTTATGGTGGGAAGCAGAAAAGTTAAAAGGGACATCGCTATAAAAAAGTAAGCCAACTTCAGGCCCAGCAGAAAATTCTACCCATCTGATATCAGTTCTATTACCATTGTCTTGCGGCCTAGCATATAAAGTAAATAAATCTTTTGGGGTACTTTCATAAAGACCAATATCAGCGGATTCTAACCTATCGATGTAATTTTCGTGAGGTCCTCTACCATACCACTTAACAGATGCTAAATCGGAGTTTAAAATAAACTCATTACCGAACTTATAAAAATTAGAATGTAATCCTTCAGGGACTTTAGCCCGCTTACCTTTGAGACCAAAAGTTTTTTCAGATTTACCTCTTAGAGCCAATAGATTATTTGAAATTTGAACAATTCCACTCGAGTGAATTATATAACTTTGAATCAGCTCAGCATCTCCATTTAAAATGTGTTGTTTAAAACTGACTTCAATTTCACTGTAACTTTTTGTTTTTATTTCATATTCAAGATCTGCTTCGGATTGTCCAATGTCTTTCCACTCCTTGTAAATCATTGGAGTATTGGCACCATAATCATTGTCAACTGGTGCACGCCAAAAATTGATTTGACCACCTTGTTTTATCAATTGGACTCCTTTAAAGGTGTAAGAAGTCATTATCCCTTTATCAAGGGCTAAGATGAGTTCAAACTCTTCTGTAGACAATGTTAGGTTAGATTTATTTTCCTTCACTTCTATTATTGAGTTACCATTTTTTGGATAAATTTTTACAAGGGTTTTGTCCTGCAATTTGAATTGTTCTTTGGCCACTTCAAATCCCTTTTCAAGTAATAGTTTTGATTTTTTTAATTTAACAGAAAGATTTAAAAAATATTCTTTGTTAGCGTTCAAATTATTAAACAAAGGTACTTCAACATAGCATTTCTCTTGTGGTTGAGCCTTCAATTCTTTGATAATTCCTTTTGAAACCTCCAAGCCATCTTCAATTATATTCCAGTGTAATTCATAGTTGGATAAGGTTTCAAAAAAATTACCATTTTTAATCTCCAACATACCAGTGTCGACATCAAAGTTTAAAAATTTAATATTTTGCATAAGCTGTTTGGCTTCTTTAAGATGTGGATTAGGCTTTTTATCCGCTTGAATAAGGCCATTATTAAGAAAATTATGGTCACTTGGAACATCTTTTGGACCAAAATCACCACCATAAGCAAAAAATGCTTTTCCATTTTGTTCTGAAAGTAGACCTTGGTCTTGAAAATCCCAAATGAACCCCCCCTGAAGCTTAGGATATTTTTCAAACAAATCCCAATACTCTTTTAGTCCGCCTAAACTATTTCCCATAGCATGAGCATATTCACACAAAATCATTGGTCTTTGTTGAGACTCATCATTGGCATAGTCTTCAATAGTTTGATAATCTGCATACATGGTCCCAATGACGTCAGTATTCCATTCTCTATTAGCGCGTTCATAATGCACAAATCGAGTAGAATCTATTTCTTTGGCTCTCAAGTAAGTCTGATAAAAGTTATACCCATTCCCTGCTTCATTGCCCAGTGACCAAGCAATAATTGAAGGATGGTTTTTATCTCTTATTATCATTCGTTCTGTTCGTTCCATATGAGCGCTTAGCCATTTAGGATCATTCCCTAAGGTCTGAGTAAGATCATAGCCCATACCATGAGATTCAATGTTGGCTTCATCATAAACATAAATACCATACTGATCACATAACTCATAAAAATAAGGATCATTAGGGTAATGACTCGTTCTTACAGCATTAATATTATTTTCTTTGAAGATTTTGATGTCTTCCAACATGCTTTCTTTACTAACTACATGACCATTGATGTAATTATGTTCGTGACGATTGACTCCTTTAATTAGAATTGGTTGTCCATTAACTAAAACTTGACTGTTTTGAATCCTTACATTTCTAAAACCAATTTTTCTTGAAATTACCTCAGTTATTGATCCAGATTGATTCCTAAATTCCATATCAAGGGTGTATAAATTAGGAATTTCAGCCGACCACGACTTCACTTCATCAATTATTGTTTCGTAGTGTAATGATTCATCCTTCATAGAAGAATACTTTTGCGTTTGCTGAAAAATGATTTTATCATTTTTTGATATAACTACGCGCAAGCTACCTTTGATTTTTCTCATAAATTCGTTGGAGAAATCAACTGAAAGTTTAAATATTCCATTTTTGTAAGTGGAATCTAAATCTGCATAAACACTAAAATCTCTAATGTGTACTTTGGGTGTGGCATAAAGATAGACATCTCTTTCAATCCCGGAAAGTCGCCAAAAATCTTGGTCTTCTAGATAACTTCCATCAGACCATCTGTAAACTTCCAACGAAATTGAGTTTTCTCCAATATTTAAAAATTTTGTCAAATCAAATTCTGCAGGTAGTTTTGATCCTTGACTGTAACCAACTTTTTCGCCATTAACCCAAATAAAAAAAGCAGATTTTACCGCACCAAAATGTATTCTAATTTTTTTTCCTTCCCAAGTTTTTGGAATGGTAAAATTACGTTTATATGAACCAACGGGATTATAACCATCTGGAATATCTGGTGGGTTTGGTGTTTTATCAAAACTAAATGGGTAGGGAATATTGCTATAAATGGGAACACCATAACCCTCTAGCTCCCAATTCGATGGTACAGCAATTTGGTCCCAATCCGAAGAATCAAAATTAGGGCTGTAGAAGTCAATTGGTCTTTGTTCTGGGGACTCGGACCATTTAAACTGCCAAATTCCATTTAGTGATTTATAATTTTCAGACAACTCAAGTTTGTTTGACCGAGCAAGATCTAGGCTTTCATAAGAAAAAAATGTTGATCTGGGCGCTAATTTGTTAACCCCTATACATTGTGGATCTTCAATGTATGGTAGTAACTTTTGAGCAAGGCAATTGAATGAAATTAAGACAAAGAAAAAAACAATAAATTGTTTAAAAGTATGCATATTGTGAATTATAACAATTTATTCAAATTTAATTTAAAATGAAGTTCCAAAATTATCAAATTCTATCATTGTTGTTTCAAAAGTTAACCAAAATTTAGCCAATTAAAGTAATAGATTACCACCCCAATTAATGGTAATTTTTGATTAATTCATGCTAAGTGATAAAATCAACTTTTTGGATAAATTTGATAGCTTTGTCTTACATGGAAAATGTAAAATTTATAAGTGTGGATTGGGGGACATCTAATTTTAGATTAAACCTTGTAGACTACAATCTCAATGTAGTAAAAACAATCCAAACTAATAATGGTATAAAATCCATTGCTGAAAATTTAAATAAAATCAATGGAAACCATGTTGATATATTTTTAAACTACATTAAAAATCAACTCAAAAAAATTGAAATATTCAACAATAGCGTTCCTATAATCATTTCTGGAATGGCCTCATCTTCAATCGGAATAGAGGAACTTCCAT contains:
- a CDS encoding glycoside hydrolase family 2 TIM barrel-domain containing protein; the encoded protein is MHTFKQFIVFFFVLISFNCLAQKLLPYIEDPQCIGVNKLAPRSTFFSYESLDLARSNKLELSENYKSLNGIWQFKWSESPEQRPIDFYSPNFDSSDWDQIAVPSNWELEGYGVPIYSNIPYPFSFDKTPNPPDIPDGYNPVGSYKRNFTIPKTWEGKKIRIHFGAVKSAFFIWVNGEKVGYSQGSKLPAEFDLTKFLNIGENSISLEVYRWSDGSYLEDQDFWRLSGIERDVYLYATPKVHIRDFSVYADLDSTYKNGIFKLSVDFSNEFMRKIKGSLRVVISKNDKIIFQQTQKYSSMKDESLHYETIIDEVKSWSAEIPNLYTLDMEFRNQSGSITEVISRKIGFRNVRIQNSQVLVNGQPILIKGVNRHEHNYINGHVVSKESMLEDIKIFKENNINAVRTSHYPNDPYFYELCDQYGIYVYDEANIESHGMGYDLTQTLGNDPKWLSAHMERTERMIIRDKNHPSIIAWSLGNEAGNGYNFYQTYLRAKEIDSTRFVHYERANREWNTDVIGTMYADYQTIEDYANDESQQRPMILCEYAHAMGNSLGGLKEYWDLFEKYPKLQGGFIWDFQDQGLLSEQNGKAFFAYGGDFGPKDVPSDHNFLNNGLIQADKKPNPHLKEAKQLMQNIKFLNFDVDTGMLEIKNGNFFETLSNYELHWNIIEDGLEVSKGIIKELKAQPQEKCYVEVPLFNNLNANKEYFLNLSVKLKKSKLLLEKGFEVAKEQFKLQDKTLVKIYPKNGNSIIEVKENKSNLTLSTEEFELILALDKGIMTSYTFKGVQLIKQGGQINFWRAPVDNDYGANTPMIYKEWKDIGQSEADLEYEIKTKSYSEIEVSFKQHILNGDAELIQSYIIHSSGIVQISNNLLALRGKSEKTFGLKGKRAKVPEGLHSNFYKFGNEFILNSDLASVKWYGRGPHENYIDRLESADIGLYESTPKDLFTLYARPQDNGNRTDIRWVEFSAGPEVGLLFYSDVPFNFSASHHKKEDLDSGSSKRLTQKHVRLLEPQKDIFLNIDGFTSGVGCVNSWGALPLEQYRLPYDNYQYSYWLIPNQRN